From a single Myxocyprinus asiaticus isolate MX2 ecotype Aquarium Trade chromosome 47, UBuf_Myxa_2, whole genome shotgun sequence genomic region:
- the LOC127436446 gene encoding probable G-protein coupled receptor 19 translates to MVYFLSVEGVKPSYHSGLLFNTTINHSDRIDPSTPPGASPTPVLCRLDAPSPASSLQSNSSLTSYDLTPGEVTILGLIFGLFWVISVLGNSLVCLVIHRSRRTQSTTNYFVVSMACADLLLSLACAPFILLQVCAGHWPLTTAACKTVRYLQHLCPGVQVYVLLSICVDRFYTIVYPLSFKVSHEKAKRMILASWIFDAAFVSPCLFFYGSSSPATQSHCDFFLPDSWDGLVYAIAHLLFGFLVPALLILSFYQRVIRYIWRISADGRTVRRTMNIVPRTKVKTIKMFLMLNLMFLLTWTPFYIAQLWHPKETSGPGRQGALFFITVAWISFSSTASKPTLYSVYNANFRRGMRETFCMSSMKCYRSNAYTITASSRIAKKNYVGVIDIPVPAKTLIKDSVYDTFDREAKEKKLAWPISTNPPNTFV, encoded by the coding sequence ATGGTGTACTTCCTGTCTGTGGAGGGTGTGAAGCCCTCGTATCATTCCGGCCTGCTCTTCAACACGACCATCAACCACTCCGACAGGATCGACCCCTCGACCCCGCCGGGTGCTTCACCAACACCCGTCCTCTGCAGATTGGACGCCCCGTCGCCCGCCTCCTCTCTCCAGAGCAACAGCTCCCTGACATCGTACGATCTGACCCCGGGCGAGGTCACTATTCTCGGGCTGATCTTTGGGCTGTTCTGGGTGATCTCGGTGCTGGGCAACTCGCTGGTGTGTCTGGTGATCCATCGCAGCCGCAGAACTCAGTCCACTACCAACTACTTCGTGGTGTCGATGGCATGCGCTGACCTTCTGCTGAGTCTCGCGTGTGCGCCGTTTATTTTACTGCAGGTGTGTGCGGGTCACTGGCCTCTGACCACCGCCGCGTGTAAAACCGTGCGTTACCTGCAGCACTTGTGTCCTGGTGTCCAGGTGTACGTGCTTCTGTCCATCTGCGTCGACCGTTTCTACACCATCGTTTACCCTTTGAGTTTTAAAGTGTCCCATGAGAAAGCCAAACGGATGATTCTGGCATCTTGGATCTTCGATGCGGCTTTCGTTTCGCCGTGTCTGTTTTTCTACGGCTCGTCTTCGCCAGCGACTCAAAGTCACTGCGACTTTTTCTTACCGGATAGCTGGGACGGACTGGTGTACGCGATCGCGCACCTGCTGTTTGGGTTTCTGGTTCCAGCGCTTCTCATCCTCTCATTCTATCAGAGAGTGATCCGATACATCTGGAGAATCAGCGCCGACGGGCGGACAGTCCGCAGAACCATGAACATCGTCCCCAGAACGAAAGTCAAAACCATAAAGATGTTCCTGATGCTCAATCTGATGTTTCTGCTCACCTGGACGCCGTTTTACATCGCCCAACTGTGGCACCCGAAGGAGACGTCAGGCCCTGGCAGACAGGGGGCGCTGTTCTTCATCACTGTGGCCTGGATCTCATTCAGCTCGACGGCTTCCAAGCCGACACTTTACTCCGTTTACAACGCCAACTTCAGACGTGGTATGAGAGAAACTTTCTGCATGTCATCCATGAAGTGTTACCGTAGTAACGCGTACACCATCACCGCCAGCTCGCGAATCGCTAAAAAGAACTACGTTGGTGTGATAGATATTCCCGTGCCGGCAAAAACTCTCATCAAAGACTCAGTTTACGATACTTTTGACCGGGAAGCAAAGGAGAAGAAGTTAGCATGGCCGATTAGCACCAACCCACCAAACACATTTGTATAA
- the LOC127436464 gene encoding cAMP-responsive element-binding protein-like 2: MDESKMVGGKVKKPGKRGRKPAKIDLKAKLERSRQSARECRARKKLRYQYLEELVSSKERAICALREELDMYKQWCLAMDQGKIPSEIKALLTGDDQKPPQSSSNKTPKNGKYNQSKTS; this comes from the exons ATGGATGAGAGTAAG ATGGTTGGTGGTAAAGTGAAGAAACCAGGCAAACGTGGCCGTAAACCAGCGAAGATCGATCTGAAGGCGAAGCTCGAGAGGAGTCGGCAGAGCGCCCGCGAGTGTCGCGCCAGAAAGAAGCTGCGGTACCAGTATCTGGAGGAGCTGGTGTCCAGTAAAGAGAGAGCCATCTGTGCCCTCCGAGAGGAACTAGACATG taTAAGCAGTGGTGTTTGGCGATGGATCAGGGGAAAATCCCGTCTGAAATTAAAGCTCTTTTAACCGGAGACGATCAGAAGCCGCCGCAGAGCTCCAGCAACAAAACACCCAAGAACGGCAAGTACAACCAGAGCAAGACGTCTTAG